A window of the Sandaracinaceae bacterium genome harbors these coding sequences:
- a CDS encoding TfoX/Sxy family protein, producing the protein MNAPRNELVAHWVDLLQPLGAVRARAMFGGHGIYLDGVMFALVHEDELYLKVDDVTEARFEAAGLPRFVYAKKGGGTMSMSYRRAPVAALDDGDLLVEWARLGVEASQRAARSKAGAGLRGSRGKSGGRRGDG; encoded by the coding sequence ATGAACGCGCCACGCAACGAGCTCGTCGCTCACTGGGTGGACCTGCTGCAGCCCCTCGGCGCCGTGCGCGCGCGGGCGATGTTCGGCGGACACGGCATCTACCTCGACGGTGTGATGTTCGCGCTGGTGCACGAGGACGAGCTGTACCTCAAGGTGGACGACGTGACCGAGGCGCGCTTCGAGGCGGCTGGCCTGCCGCGCTTCGTGTACGCGAAAAAGGGCGGCGGGACCATGAGCATGAGCTACCGCCGCGCGCCCGTGGCCGCGCTCGATGACGGCGATCTGCTGGTGGAGTGGGCCCGCCTCGGCGTGGAAGCATCGCAGCGGGCGGCGCGCTCGAAGGCGGGGGCGGGGCTGCGGGGGAGCCGCGGGAAGAGTGGTGGGCGACGAGGTGACGGCTGA